A single Populus alba chromosome 7, ASM523922v2, whole genome shotgun sequence DNA region contains:
- the LOC118063149 gene encoding AAA-ATPase At3g50940 — translation MGSSLSLIASVAILRSSINDFVPQEIRSCLQELASRFSSELTMVISDSHEGSKNHLFHALMMYLGSNAFSTSSVPQRITVGKNENIKALAYGLDRNCKIVDAFHGVDMKWSYCSEFNPALQYELKWYELRFHKRHASMVRNKYLPYIVEMAKKIKDQNRVVKFYTTRGGRDGWSCKGINLDHPMTFNTLAMDGNLKQKVIEDLDRFIKGKNYYRKIGKVWKRGYLLYGPPGTGKSSLIAAMANHLNFDIYSLNLSAVSSDSSLEFLLLHMSNRSILVVEDIDCSIELQNRQAGDHPSDHDKTPRKPQEKVVTLSGLLNAIDGLLSCCGDERVIVFTTNYKDRIDPALLRAGRMDMHINLSYCTFSTFKQLAANYLDIWNHDLFPRIEKLISEVQVSPAEVAGELMKIRNPKTSLEGLSRFLESKREAAKSSAPSTSVPEGVEDEPGGV, via the exons ATGGGGTCAAGTCTATCCCTGATAGCTTCTGTTGCAATTCTACGTAGCTCCATCAATGACTTCGTTCCGCAAGAAATACGCAGTTGTTTGCAGGAATTAGCAAGTCGTTTTTCCTCAGAGCTCACCATGGTTATTAGCGACTCGCATGAAGGATCAAAAAACCATCTCTTTCATGCCTTGATGATGTATCTTGGCAGCAATGCTTTCTCTACATCATCTGTGCCACAACGGATCACGGTTGGCAAGAACGAAAACATCAAGGCACTGGCGTATGGCCTCGACAGGAATTGCAAGATTGTCGACGCCTTCCATGGTGTGGACATGAAGTGGTCTTACTGCAGTGAGTTCAATCCAGCACTCCAGTATGAGTTGAAATGGTATGAACTTCGTTTTCACAAGCGACACGCGAGTATGGTCAGGAACAAGTATCTGCCTTACATTGTTGAAATGGCTAAGAAAATTAAGGATCAAAACAGGGTAGTTAAGTTCTACACTACTCGCGGGGGACGCGATGGATGGAGCTGTAAGGGGATCAACTTGGATCACCCTATGACTTTCAATACGCTAGCAATGGATGGAAACCTCAAACAGAAAGTTATAGAGGATCTTGATAGATTCATCAAAGGAAAGAACTATTACAGGAAGATTGGTAAGGTATGGAAACGGGGCTATTTATTGTATGGCCCTCCAGGAACCGGGAAATCAAGCTTGATAGCAGCGATGGCCAACCATCTTAATTTTGACATCTACAGCTTGAACTTGTCTGCTGTCAGTTCTGATTCTTCCCTggagtttttgttgcttcacATGTCCAATCGTTCAATTCTCGTGGTTGAAGATATCGACTGCTCGATTGAGCTACAGAATCGTCAAGCCGGGGATCATCCATCGGATCATGATAAAACTCCTAGAAAGCCTCAG GAAAAGGTCGTGACACTCTCTGGACTTCTCAACGCCATTGATGGCCTATTGTCCTGCTGTGGAGACGAAAGGGTTATAGTTTTCACTACTAACTACAAAGATCGAATCGATCCTGCCTTACTAAGAGCAGGCCGAATGGACATGCacattaatctttcatattGCACATTCTCCACCTTCAAGCAGCTTGCAGCCAATTACTTGGACATATGGAACCACGATCTTTTTCCTCGCATTGAAAAGCTTATTTCAGAAGTTCAGGTTAGCCCAGCTGAAGTTGCTGGTGAACTAATGAAGATTAGAAATCCTAAAACCAGTCTCGAGGGCCTCAGCAGGTTTTTGGAAAGCAAA AGAGAAGCAGCAAAATCCTCAGCTCCTTCTACTTCGGTACCTGAAGGTGTTGAGGATGAACCGGGTGGTGTGTAA
- the LOC118063141 gene encoding uncharacterized protein, whose protein sequence is MAGEDVDLSSLTLQVGETQETWKQEMERRQSQVDVLQVKLMEVKACVQGSEEHAKEMEVLWRRVKTTSTLLTYLKAKARVFAVPELAHTSCGIKELEGVGLVDRNGTPLSSWSRDVDLSSFGPDEESCIRLRKQQGSYDEHDEAYIGELLKSVEMVSDVMEGLVKRVIMAESETALEKDKVTLGQEEIRRKAIQIENMSLKLEEMERFALGTNGILNDMRKRVEDLVEETSRQRQCAAENEQELCRVKRDFESLKSYVSSLISVRETLLSSERQFQTIERLFERLVAKTTQLEGEKMQKETEVQKLMEENVRLSALLDKKEAQLLAMNEQCKLMALNASNI, encoded by the exons ATGGCAGGAGAGGATGTCGACTTGTCAAGTTTGACGTTGCAAGTTGGAGAAACTCAGGAAACGTGGAAGCAGGAGATGGAAAGGCGACAGTCTCAAGTGGATGTGTTACAAGTGAAGCTTATGGAGGTGAAGGCTTGTGTACAAGGGTCGGAGGAACATGCAAAGGAGATGGAGGTTCTTTGGCGAAGAGTGAAAACAACCTCGACATTGTTGACTTATTTAAAAGCAAAAGCACGAGTCTTTGCTGTTCCTGAGTTAGCTCACACATCATGTGGAATAAAGGAATTAGAAGGAGTGGGGCTTGTTGACAGGAATGGAACTCCATTGTCCAGTTGGTCCCGGGATGTCGATCTTTCTTCATTTGGCCCGGATGAAGAATCATGTATTAGACTTAGAAAGCAACAAGGAAGCTACGATGAACATGACGAAGCTTATATTGGTGAATTACTCAAGTCTGTGGAGATGGTATCCGATGTGATGGAAGGTCTTGTTAAAAGAGTTATAATGGCAGAATCTGAAACTGCACTGGAGAAAGATAAGGTAACTTTAGGTCAGGAAGAAATTAGAAGGAAAGCAATCCAAATTGAGAACATGTCTTTGAAATTAGAGGAGATGGAGCGGTTTGCTCTGGGTACAAATGGTATTTTGAATGATATGCGGAAGAGGGTTGAGGATTTGGTTGAAGAGACATCTAGGCAGAGGCAATGTGCTGCAGAAAATGAGCAAGAGCTTTGCCGAGTGAAAAGGGACTTCGAGTCTCTAAAATCCTATGTTAGCAGTCTCATTAGTGTCAGAGAGACACTTCTTTCATCAGAGAGGCAATTTCAAACTATTGAGAGGCTCTTTGAACG GCTAGTTGCGAAGACAACACAATTGGAGGGTGAGAAAATGCAGAAAGAGACTGAAGTTCAGAAACTTATGGAAGAGAATGTGAGGTTGAGTGCCCTTCTTGATAAGAAAGAGGCTCAACTTCTGGCCATGAATGAACAATGCAAGTTAATGGCCCTGAATGcttcaaatatttga
- the LOC118063148 gene encoding histone H4 produces the protein MSGRGKGGKGLGKGGAKRHRKVLRDNIQGITKPAIRRLARRGGVKRISGLIYEETRGVLKIFLENVIRDAVTYTEHARRKTVTAMDVVYALKRQGRTLYGFGG, from the coding sequence ATGTCGGGAAGAGGAAAGGGCGGAAAGGGGCTGGGAAAGGGAGGTGCAAAGAGGCACAGGAAGGTGTTGAGAGATAACATCCAAGGAATCACAAAGCCAGCAATTAGAAGGCTAGCAAGAAGAGGAGGTGTGAAGAGAATTAGTGGGCTGATTTACGAGGAAACTAGAGGGGTTTTGAAGATCTTCCTTGAGAATGTGATTCGTGATGCTGTTACTTACACAGAGCATGCTAGGAGAAAGACTGTCACTGCCATGGATGTTGTCTATGCTCTTAAGAGGCAAGGTCGTACTTTGTATGGGTTTGGGGGTTAG